From a region of the Fischerella sp. JS2 genome:
- a CDS encoding aminopeptidase P family protein, which yields MLIHNTCTSLIETLRQRRQKLATRINFPAILWSGNSSPRNFPANVFPFRASSHFLYFAGLPLSNAAIRLEAGKLELFIDDPAPSSALWYGEMPNREAIATQIGADAAYPMAELELYLEGSATIPVQDPATWTQQSQLLNRWVLPRNQLQSIDLELAQAIIELRLTHDQGALAELRKAAAVTVEAHQAGMAATPSAKIEAQVRAAMEKVIIAQNMTTAYHSIVTVHGEVLHNEQYHHSLQPGDLLLADVGAETEMGWASDVTRTWPVSGKFSSTQRDIYDVVLAAHDACIAQVRPGVEYRDIHLLACTVIAQGLVDLGILRGDAENLVERDAHSLFFPHGIGHLLGLDVHDMEDLGDLAAYEPGRERSDRFGLRYLRLNRPLHSGMLVTIEPGFYQVPAIINDQKVRSTYQYTVNWERLSQFADVRGIRIEDDILVTNNGCEVLTDALPTNASAIEELVSG from the coding sequence ATGCTCATCCATAATACCTGCACTTCCCTTATTGAGACGCTACGCCAGCGCAGACAAAAATTAGCTACCCGTATTAATTTTCCAGCAATTCTTTGGTCAGGAAACAGCAGTCCACGCAATTTTCCAGCCAATGTTTTTCCTTTCCGGGCTAGCAGCCATTTTCTCTACTTTGCAGGATTACCTCTATCAAATGCCGCTATTCGCCTCGAAGCAGGGAAGTTAGAATTATTCATTGATGATCCTGCACCTAGTAGTGCCTTGTGGTATGGTGAAATGCCCAATCGAGAAGCAATAGCTACCCAAATTGGGGCAGATGCAGCTTATCCAATGGCAGAATTAGAGTTATATCTAGAAGGATCAGCAACAATTCCTGTCCAAGATCCAGCTACGTGGACACAACAATCACAACTATTGAACAGATGGGTACTACCACGAAATCAACTGCAAAGCATTGATTTAGAGTTAGCCCAAGCCATTATCGAGTTACGTCTCACCCACGATCAAGGAGCATTAGCCGAATTGCGAAAAGCTGCTGCTGTCACCGTTGAAGCACATCAAGCAGGTATGGCAGCAACACCAAGCGCCAAAATAGAAGCACAAGTGCGCGCAGCGATGGAAAAAGTCATCATCGCCCAAAATATGACTACTGCCTACCACAGTATCGTTACCGTTCACGGCGAAGTTCTACATAACGAACAGTATCATCACTCTCTACAACCAGGTGACTTATTGCTTGCTGATGTCGGTGCTGAAACAGAAATGGGTTGGGCAAGTGATGTGACTCGTACTTGGCCTGTAAGTGGGAAATTTTCATCTACCCAACGGGATATTTATGATGTAGTCTTGGCAGCCCATGATGCTTGTATTGCCCAGGTGCGGCCTGGTGTAGAATACCGAGATATTCATCTGTTGGCATGTACTGTTATTGCCCAAGGTTTAGTAGATTTAGGCATTTTGCGAGGAGATGCTGAAAACTTGGTAGAAAGGGATGCCCATTCCTTATTTTTTCCTCATGGTATTGGTCATTTGCTGGGTTTGGATGTCCATGATATGGAAGACTTGGGGGATTTAGCCGCATATGAACCAGGAAGAGAAAGAAGCGATCGCTTTGGTTTAAGATATTTGCGTTTAAATCGTCCTTTACACTCAGGCATGTTAGTCACAATTGAGCCTGGTTTTTATCAAGTTCCAGCAATTATAAATGATCAAAAAGTACGTTCTACATACCAATATACAGTTAACTGGGAGCGTTTATCTCAGTTCGCTGATGTGCGTGGCATCCGCATTGAAGATGATATTTTGGTTACAAATAATGGTTGCGAAGTGCTAACAGATGCTTTGCCAACAAATGCTAGTGCAATAGAGGAATTAGTTAGTGGCTAG
- a CDS encoding phosphate-starvation-inducible PsiE family protein — protein sequence MRKLFKRIRQTGQDENFMHLIENIEVLVSKILSVMMVVVIFVAVFDLGIFLLRELFDTPYGKFNTTLFKIFGLFLNILIALEILENITGYLKKHVLQVELVIVTSLIAVARKIIILDLDKVSGIDIIGLGIALLALSISYWIIRRTNSKN from the coding sequence ATGAGAAAACTGTTTAAGCGCATTCGGCAAACAGGACAAGACGAAAACTTTATGCACCTGATTGAAAACATAGAGGTGCTTGTATCAAAAATTCTCTCTGTGATGATGGTGGTAGTAATTTTTGTGGCTGTGTTTGATTTAGGTATTTTTTTATTGAGAGAATTGTTTGATACGCCATATGGTAAGTTCAACACAACTTTATTTAAAATTTTTGGCTTGTTTTTAAATATTTTGATTGCTTTAGAAATTCTTGAGAATATCACAGGTTATCTCAAAAAACATGTTCTACAAGTAGAATTAGTAATTGTAACTTCTTTAATTGCTGTAGCACGTAAAATTATTATTTTGGATTTAGACAAAGTTTCTGGAATTGATATTATCGGTTTAGGCATCGCTCTACTTGCTCTTTCAATTAGTTATTGGATAATCCGTCGAACTAACAGTAAAAATTAA
- a CDS encoding esterase-like activity of phytase family protein — protein sequence MLCPHFLKQLAAWLLPQPLVIILFMLLSPIQAAELVGRAVLSADTFAVGSTTAQFKKTNRTTPFLHTQPVQGFSAVVQGPKAGTYLVISDNGFGSKANSPDYRLRIYAIKPDFTTGKVFPVNLQTGERLSWFNRQSFLELNDKNRKVNFPIVAEKSFYPGSTISVSPAIRTNRLLTGGDFDIESFRRLSDGSYWLGDEFGPFLLHIGQNGELLDAPIPLPNFLGIGKLNFVKSPDHPDLMNLPDEQARIATANLGGSKGFEGLALNSSGTKLYALLEGPLKHDSLKERLLIHEFDLATKQYTGQIFFYHLEHQSHAIGELTAINDHEYLVIERDQKQGEPNNSAFKSPAQFKRIYKINLKQIDAQGFVDKELLVDLLNISDPKRIGGNSTKAGIFTFPFVTIESVLLVDQTTLLVINDNNYADSFGRTPRQADNTEFILLRLEKPLNLFNTE from the coding sequence ATGCTTTGCCCCCACTTTCTCAAACAACTGGCTGCTTGGCTATTGCCGCAGCCTCTTGTTATTATATTGTTCATGCTCTTGTCCCCAATTCAAGCAGCAGAACTAGTTGGGCGTGCTGTCTTAAGTGCGGATACATTTGCTGTCGGTTCCACAACTGCTCAATTTAAAAAGACAAATCGCACAACTCCTTTTCTTCACACTCAACCGGTACAGGGTTTTTCCGCTGTTGTTCAAGGACCAAAAGCAGGCACTTATCTAGTCATTTCAGACAATGGTTTTGGTAGTAAGGCCAATTCGCCTGATTATAGATTACGTATTTATGCAATCAAACCTGATTTTACTACAGGTAAAGTTTTTCCTGTGAATTTACAAACCGGAGAAAGACTGTCTTGGTTTAATCGTCAAAGCTTCTTAGAACTAAATGATAAAAATCGTAAAGTAAACTTTCCTATTGTTGCAGAAAAATCATTTTACCCAGGTAGCACTATCTCTGTCAGCCCAGCAATCAGAACAAATCGTTTGTTAACAGGGGGAGATTTTGATATAGAGTCCTTCCGCCGTTTGAGTGATGGTAGCTACTGGTTGGGAGACGAATTTGGCCCCTTTTTACTGCATATAGGACAAAATGGCGAACTACTAGATGCTCCTATCCCTTTACCTAATTTTTTGGGTATTGGTAAGTTAAATTTTGTAAAATCTCCTGACCACCCAGATTTGATGAATTTGCCTGATGAGCAAGCAAGAATTGCCACTGCAAACCTGGGTGGTTCTAAAGGTTTTGAAGGCTTAGCGCTTAATAGTAGTGGAACCAAACTTTATGCTTTGTTAGAAGGACCTTTAAAGCATGACTCTTTAAAAGAGCGCCTGTTAATTCATGAATTTGACTTAGCGACAAAACAATACACAGGTCAAATTTTCTTTTATCACCTAGAACATCAAAGCCATGCAATTGGTGAACTTACAGCCATTAATGATCATGAATATCTTGTGATAGAACGTGATCAAAAGCAAGGAGAACCTAACAATTCTGCTTTTAAATCTCCTGCTCAATTCAAGCGTATTTATAAAATTAATCTTAAACAAATTGATGCTCAGGGTTTTGTTGATAAAGAATTATTAGTAGATTTATTAAATATCTCAGATCCTAAGCGCATAGGAGGCAATAGCACCAAGGCTGGCATCTTCACCTTTCCATTCGTGACTATAGAAAGTGTATTACTTGTAGATCAAACAACTCTACTTGTAATCAACGATAATAACTATGCTGATAGTTTTGGTCGCACTCCTAGACAAGCCGACAATACCGAATTTATTCTCCTTCGCTTAGAAAAACCTTTAAATTTATTTAATACTGAATAG
- a CDS encoding CHAT domain-containing protein, with translation MNPSLNLAVKRLVNAGPDHFAICVFEAPYPGARDIHDCVWSAELTHAWRKWQEMFAPNSCIDISPTAIPATSNPLPNELLSPTSGQMSYTSRLMQYLGISLWRWLFDGPILGSLEYSSGIATGQNTRLRFRLEIRDPNLTALPWEIMQREVGQSAMSLSQNILFSRTTNEVEPLPQRLRTDQSLNILLVLGEGENNLQLDREAAILEQTLSNGSIVGSHTQGYAPCTVNTLVQPTPQQLIQELETRNYNILFYGGHGSRGPDGGYLHLRPSMRLNGIELAQVLSHTGVKLAVLNACWGAQPAAVNGQAIPCSSLIEVLIRNGVPAALGMRDQIADEESLTFIHTFVQALRRRLPIDHAVAEARQHLLAVYRFNQLPWTLPVLYLHPQFDGELIRSYEEGNTELPETSIPGMASLLPMACLRSAGITYKLKTAGVTRIGRTPDNDIVIQQPSVSRRQAEILCRNTFTGATPVRTYYLRENSTYGTTWISSSTNNDWQQIHHQEVLLEPGMQLKFGSRNSHPWEFMIESS, from the coding sequence ATGAATCCATCCCTGAACTTGGCGGTTAAGCGTCTCGTCAATGCTGGCCCTGACCATTTCGCTATTTGTGTGTTTGAAGCTCCCTACCCTGGCGCTCGTGATATCCACGATTGCGTCTGGTCAGCGGAGTTAACTCACGCTTGGCGAAAGTGGCAGGAGATGTTTGCTCCTAACAGTTGTATAGATATTTCCCCCACAGCCATACCCGCAACATCAAATCCACTCCCAAATGAGTTGTTGTCACCAACTTCTGGTCAGATGAGTTACACTAGCCGTCTGATGCAATATTTGGGAATTAGCCTATGGCGTTGGTTATTCGATGGGCCAATCCTGGGCAGTCTAGAATACAGTAGCGGTATTGCCACTGGTCAAAATACACGTTTGCGCTTTCGATTAGAAATTCGTGACCCAAATTTAACTGCTTTGCCGTGGGAAATTATGCAGCGCGAAGTTGGTCAGTCAGCAATGTCACTGTCTCAAAACATTTTATTTAGTCGTACTACTAATGAGGTTGAACCTCTACCACAGCGTTTGCGAACTGATCAATCATTAAATATTCTGCTAGTTCTGGGAGAGGGTGAAAATAATCTCCAACTGGATAGAGAAGCTGCTATTTTAGAGCAAACTCTTTCTAACGGCTCTATAGTGGGAAGTCATACCCAAGGATATGCACCTTGTACAGTAAACACACTAGTACAACCAACCCCACAGCAGTTGATCCAAGAACTAGAAACCAGAAATTACAATATTTTATTCTATGGAGGCCACGGTTCCCGAGGTCCCGATGGTGGGTATTTGCATTTGCGTCCTAGTATGCGTCTTAATGGTATAGAACTAGCACAAGTTCTCAGCCATACAGGGGTGAAATTAGCAGTTTTAAATGCCTGTTGGGGAGCCCAACCTGCTGCTGTTAACGGTCAGGCAATACCTTGCAGCAGTTTGATTGAGGTGCTGATTCGCAATGGCGTTCCTGCTGCTTTAGGAATGCGCGACCAAATTGCTGACGAGGAAAGTCTGACTTTTATTCATACTTTTGTCCAAGCTTTACGAAGACGATTGCCAATCGATCATGCTGTAGCAGAAGCCAGACAACATCTATTGGCAGTTTATAGATTTAACCAACTGCCTTGGACATTACCTGTTCTCTATCTACATCCACAATTTGATGGCGAACTAATTAGGAGTTACGAAGAAGGTAATACAGAATTACCAGAAACTTCCATACCTGGTATGGCTTCCCTCTTGCCTATGGCTTGTTTGCGATCGGCTGGGATCACTTATAAACTGAAAACCGCCGGAGTTACCCGCATCGGGCGTACTCCAGATAATGATATTGTAATTCAACAACCTTCTGTTTCTCGACGCCAAGCTGAAATCTTGTGTCGGAATACTTTCACAGGCGCTACTCCAGTGCGAACATATTACCTGAGAGAAAACTCTACCTATGGTACAACTTGGATTTCTAGCTCTACTAATAATGATTGGCAACAAATCCACCACCAGGAAGTTCTGCTTGAACCAGGAATGCAGTTAAAGTTTGGTAGTAGAAATAGTCATCCTTGGGAGTTTATGATTGAGAGTTCCTAA
- a CDS encoding PrsW family glutamic-type intramembrane protease, translating to MTGKYARQNAFLRLVSGNGAAYGSDFRYSLFPTKEVVIGRDPSCQVVLDAMMYRMVSRRHAVVRPLPPSPDSELGWVICDLNSANGTYLNGQRLQGCQQLMNGDRITLGYDGPELLFECEFNHQSTVISSIAEATSLPPAGYQNTNIPDSSVSFTQLFPIISTGKDLTRKAYLIPGVLTVVFVVLMFATVGDPQANQVVVGTYIAFAAYYFIYQLCGKRKPWWVLMGSGLTTMLILLSPLTDFFIFFFREVLPGSLPANQQESVTFTELLIRYFFGAGLMEELLKALPILGAYAIARGLSSPWRERVGVWEPLDGILLGTASAVGFTLLETLGQYVPQIIQSVTFQAGDGAGQLAGLQLLIPRILGSVAGHMAYSGYLGYFIGLAVLKPRKSWQILLVGYLTAAGLHALWNATGTINGLLLVVVGVLSYAFLMAAILKARALSPTREQNFATRFLGPK from the coding sequence ATGACAGGCAAATACGCAAGACAAAATGCATTTCTGCGGCTAGTGTCTGGTAATGGGGCAGCTTATGGGTCTGATTTTCGCTATTCGCTGTTTCCCACTAAAGAAGTTGTAATTGGACGTGACCCTAGCTGTCAAGTTGTCTTAGATGCCATGATGTACCGCATGGTATCTCGTCGTCATGCGGTGGTTCGTCCTCTGCCTCCTTCCCCAGATAGCGAATTAGGTTGGGTAATTTGTGATTTGAACAGTGCTAATGGTACTTATCTAAATGGACAACGCTTGCAAGGCTGTCAGCAATTAATGAATGGCGATCGCATTACTCTTGGCTATGATGGCCCGGAATTGTTGTTTGAGTGCGAATTTAACCATCAATCTACTGTAATATCTTCCATTGCCGAAGCCACATCTCTACCACCGGCCGGCTACCAAAACACAAACATACCAGATTCTTCGGTTAGTTTTACACAACTGTTTCCCATTATTTCTACTGGTAAAGATTTAACTCGTAAAGCCTATCTTATACCTGGTGTTCTTACAGTCGTCTTTGTAGTGTTGATGTTTGCCACGGTTGGCGATCCCCAGGCAAATCAAGTAGTTGTAGGGACTTACATAGCTTTTGCTGCCTATTACTTTATTTACCAGTTGTGTGGCAAACGCAAGCCTTGGTGGGTGTTGATGGGTTCAGGATTGACAACAATGTTGATCTTGCTGAGTCCTCTGACAGATTTTTTTATCTTCTTCTTTCGTGAAGTTCTACCTGGTAGTTTACCTGCCAATCAGCAGGAATCCGTTACCTTCACAGAATTACTCATCCGGTACTTTTTTGGTGCTGGGCTGATGGAGGAATTACTCAAAGCCCTACCAATACTAGGAGCTTATGCGATCGCAAGAGGTTTATCATCACCTTGGCGGGAACGTGTCGGTGTCTGGGAACCTCTTGATGGTATTCTTCTTGGAACTGCTTCTGCTGTAGGATTTACTCTATTAGAGACACTAGGGCAGTATGTACCACAAATAATTCAAAGTGTGACTTTCCAGGCTGGGGATGGTGCTGGTCAACTAGCAGGATTACAACTGCTGATTCCCCGCATTTTGGGTTCTGTAGCAGGACATATGGCTTACAGTGGCTATCTGGGCTATTTTATCGGTTTAGCTGTTCTCAAGCCCAGAAAAAGTTGGCAGATTTTGCTCGTTGGCTATTTAACTGCCGCAGGTCTCCATGCTTTATGGAATGCTACGGGAACCATCAACGGCTTATTGTTAGTAGTTGTCGGTGTATTATCTTACGCTTTTTTGATGGCTGCTATTCTCAAAGCCAGGGCATTATCACCAACAAGAGAGCAAAATTTTGCTACCCGCTTTCTTGGCCCTAAGTAA
- a CDS encoding IS1 family transposase (programmed frameshift), producing MECPRCGSCHNRKNGKKRGKQNHICCDCGRQFIDVYKPPRGYSDEIKQECLKMYVNGMGFRGIERVKNVHHTTIIHWVKRVGTQLADTPNSKEIPQVGELDELETFIGFKKNKIWLWTAVNHFTQGILAWVLGDRSSTTFQQLWNIVQCWQSYFYVTDGYPVYPCFVPDGDQIVSKTYMTRVENENTRLRHYLARLHRKTLCYSKTEEMLRYSVRLLLHYLKYRSVPLPA from the exons ATGGAATGTCCACGCTGTGGATCTTGTCATAACCGTAAGAATGGAAAGAAAAGAGGTAAACAGAATCACATTTGCTGTGATTGTGGTCGTCAATTCATTGATGTCTATAAACCACCCAGGGGCTACTCGGATGAAATCAAACAAGAATGCCTAAAAATGTACGTCAATGGTATGGGATTTCGTGGAATTGAAAGGGTGAAAAACGTTCATCATACTACCATTATTCATTGGGTTAAACGAGTGGGTACACAATTGGCGGATACACCAAATTCAAAGGAAATTCCGCAGGTGGGAGAACTAGATGAATTAGAAACATTTATTGGTT TCAAAAAAAATAAAATCTGGTTGTGGACGGCGGTAAATCACTTTACTCAAGGTATTCTTGCTTGGGTTTTAGGTGATCGTAGTTCGACTACTTTCCAACAGTTATGGAACATTGTCCAGTGTTGGCAGAGTTATTTTTACGTCACAGATGGATACCCTGTTTACCCTTGTTTTGTTCCTGATGGTGACCAAATTGTGAGTAAGACCTACATGACACGAGTCGAAAATGAAAACACAAGGCTTAGACATTATTTGGCTCGTCTTCATCGTAAAACTTTATGTTATTCCAAAACCGAGGAAATGCTGAGATACTCTGTTCGATTGTTATTGCACTACCTCAAATATCGTTCTGTTCCCTTACCTGCCTAA
- a CDS encoding transcriptional regulator produces the protein MRNNLTYTELLINFPPRIIKSEEDFQKTQACVDRLLDKGELTQAEEDYLDLLGVLISEYEQGQDLVPDIYGVELLKVLIEELNLKQKDLVPIFKTESIVSDVLNGKRKLTVEHIQKLGEFFKVSPVVFFPANPHYKDSLGVT, from the coding sequence ATGCGAAATAATCTCACATACACTGAGTTACTTATTAATTTTCCTCCACGCATCATAAAATCTGAAGAGGATTTTCAGAAAACACAAGCTTGTGTAGATCGCTTACTTGATAAAGGTGAACTGACTCAAGCAGAAGAAGATTATCTAGATTTACTTGGTGTCTTAATTAGTGAATACGAACAAGGACAAGATTTAGTACCAGATATTTATGGTGTAGAACTTCTTAAGGTTTTGATTGAAGAATTAAATTTAAAACAAAAAGATTTAGTTCCTATTTTCAAAACAGAATCAATCGTTTCTGATGTTCTTAACGGCAAGCGTAAGTTAACAGTTGAACACATTCAAAAACTTGGGGAATTTTTTAAGGTTTCACCAGTTGTATTTTTTCCAGCAAATCCCCATTATAAGGATTCATTAGGGGTAACCTAA
- a CDS encoding nitrate reductase associated protein → MAVEFFQFEADFVDSLRCIPMQVRCKLDTCGIKLKLSDWNHMTQVERQQLVELPCTTESEIQAYRKYIQDLILQSTGTPVAELTVESHPAWMDTTTVPASVYEKAQEMGVTITTEHWSDLNDLQRFALIKLSRSHHENKNFLPALKEFNLL, encoded by the coding sequence ATGGCAGTAGAATTTTTTCAATTTGAAGCGGATTTTGTTGATTCTCTGCGTTGCATCCCTATGCAGGTACGTTGTAAGCTCGATACCTGTGGTATCAAACTGAAATTATCAGATTGGAATCATATGACTCAGGTAGAGCGTCAACAACTTGTTGAACTACCTTGCACCACAGAATCTGAAATTCAAGCTTATCGCAAATATATTCAAGATTTAATTTTACAAAGCACTGGTACGCCTGTAGCTGAATTAACTGTTGAATCTCATCCAGCTTGGATGGATACTACCACTGTGCCAGCTAGTGTGTATGAAAAAGCTCAAGAGATGGGTGTGACTATTACCACTGAACACTGGTCAGATCTCAATGATTTACAGCGTTTTGCCCTGATTAAGTTGAGCCGTTCTCATCATGAGAATAAAAACTTTTTACCAGCTTTGAAGGAATTTAATTTGTTATAA
- a CDS encoding protein phosphatase 2C domain-containing protein, with amino-acid sequence MENDAANLYCPNELCQAPNPLTHNFCQRCSTSLPKRFLWAVADGLNLGNPGEILATRYLVIDKYILLDTKPGYLPQTPDPEKLQSIRPYLRLIPYRLHIPQVYGVVSLSNGSQGEDILLLEKPPLKITYSATSFDVQLCGELTTAWREATSMRQLNWLWQIAQLWQPLASEGVASSLLNPQLLRVEGSLVRLLELRYEEDSLASLTHLGEFWQQLVSTAKGAIAEFVKEVCHALIKGEIHTAEQLVKVLDKGLSTLGRSQSHAITIATVSDTGPSRQRNEDACYPPSGSIISKPPNSSALAIVCDGIGGHEGGNVASNLAIETIQQQVQELTKVPYDHIDPNSLLEDLQRAAAVANDKISQRNDSESRQGRQRMGTTLVMALPVAHEMYIAHVGDSRAYWITRQGCYQVTLDDDVASREVRLGYAIYRDAIQQGASGSLVQALGMSPSSSLHPSAERFILDEDCIFLLCSDGLSDFDRVEQHWETEILPLIHGKTDAMSVVEKLLEIANTQNGHDNVTIALVHHQFKYLEPQTKPQFVLSDISAMATGSSIYPAKTLQPTTEGGYHQKTQVIPDTQPSKRPTFVPLQLIILVGLVLGAGLFGTLWMLNNKKNDSVLPTINNTPSVDLKPTVISPAPSDRLDVIQTATDIQLLTNTSPPQQAIAPAGSVFKIHNSQVVTAEPTNLNALVYLRVCSNSSKPILSPIERKPVVKAGEVYTLQLSEYQKLSQAQDISIPSQEIIAQCQAQPNRTPASSNQRESGSKQTKPRRNTE; translated from the coding sequence ATGGAAAATGATGCGGCTAACCTCTATTGCCCAAACGAACTTTGTCAGGCTCCGAACCCTCTAACCCACAACTTCTGCCAGCGATGCTCTACATCTTTACCCAAACGCTTCCTCTGGGCTGTGGCAGATGGTCTGAATTTGGGTAATCCTGGAGAGATATTAGCCACTCGCTATCTAGTTATAGATAAATATATTCTTTTAGATACTAAGCCTGGTTATTTACCCCAAACGCCAGATCCAGAAAAATTACAATCAATCAGACCTTATTTAAGATTAATTCCCTACCGCTTACATATACCACAGGTATATGGTGTAGTTTCTTTATCAAATGGCAGTCAAGGGGAAGACATATTACTTTTAGAAAAACCGCCGCTAAAAATTACATATAGTGCAACTTCGTTCGATGTACAGCTATGTGGTGAGTTAACTACTGCGTGGCGTGAAGCTACATCGATGCGGCAACTTAATTGGTTATGGCAGATAGCACAATTGTGGCAACCTTTGGCTAGTGAAGGTGTGGCCTCAAGCTTACTTAATCCCCAACTATTAAGGGTAGAAGGCTCCTTAGTCCGGCTATTGGAATTGCGTTATGAAGAGGATTCTTTAGCGAGTTTGACCCATTTAGGAGAGTTTTGGCAACAGTTGGTAAGCACCGCCAAAGGGGCGATCGCAGAATTTGTTAAAGAAGTTTGTCATGCCTTAATCAAAGGAGAAATCCACACAGCCGAGCAACTAGTGAAAGTATTAGATAAAGGACTCTCAACACTAGGGCGTTCTCAATCTCATGCCATCACAATTGCCACAGTCAGTGACACAGGCCCAAGTCGTCAACGCAACGAAGATGCCTGCTATCCACCCAGTGGTAGCATTATCAGCAAACCACCCAACTCCAGCGCTTTGGCAATTGTTTGTGATGGGATAGGTGGACACGAAGGTGGTAATGTCGCCTCAAATCTGGCGATTGAAACCATTCAACAGCAGGTACAAGAACTAACTAAAGTTCCCTACGACCACATTGATCCAAATTCCCTACTTGAAGATTTACAACGAGCAGCAGCTGTTGCTAACGACAAAATCAGCCAGCGCAACGACAGCGAGAGTCGCCAAGGACGCCAGCGCATGGGAACAACCTTGGTAATGGCTTTGCCTGTTGCCCATGAAATGTATATTGCTCATGTTGGTGATAGTCGTGCCTACTGGATTACGCGCCAAGGTTGCTATCAAGTAACCCTTGATGATGATGTCGCTTCGCGTGAAGTACGGTTGGGCTATGCTATTTATCGAGATGCCATTCAACAGGGTGCTTCCGGTTCCTTGGTACAAGCTCTAGGAATGAGTCCTAGCTCTTCATTACATCCTTCGGCAGAACGCTTTATTCTCGACGAAGATTGTATTTTCCTGCTCTGTTCCGATGGTTTAAGTGACTTTGATCGTGTAGAACAGCATTGGGAAACAGAAATTTTACCGTTAATTCACGGTAAAACTGATGCCATGAGTGTGGTAGAGAAGTTACTAGAGATTGCTAACACCCAAAATGGACATGATAATGTCACTATTGCCCTAGTACACCACCAATTTAAGTACTTAGAACCACAGACAAAACCACAATTTGTTTTGTCTGACATATCCGCTATGGCAACTGGTAGCAGTATTTACCCAGCCAAAACCCTACAACCAACAACAGAAGGTGGTTATCATCAAAAAACCCAAGTCATTCCAGATACCCAGCCAAGTAAGCGACCGACCTTTGTCCCGCTACAGTTGATCATCCTTGTAGGATTAGTACTTGGTGCTGGTTTATTTGGGACTTTGTGGATGCTCAATAACAAAAAAAACGATTCTGTTCTTCCCACAATTAATAATACTCCCTCTGTTGACTTGAAACCAACTGTTATATCACCTGCACCAAGTGATCGCCTTGATGTCATTCAAACCGCAACTGATATACAACTGTTGACAAATACATCACCTCCACAACAAGCGATCGCACCTGCCGGTAGTGTATTTAAAATTCATAACAGTCAAGTAGTAACAGCAGAACCGACAAATTTAAATGCTTTAGTCTATCTGCGAGTATGTTCCAACTCATCCAAACCAATACTATCTCCTATAGAAAGGAAACCTGTAGTGAAAGCAGGTGAAGTATACACACTACAATTGTCAGAATATCAAAAATTATCACAGGCACAGGATATCTCCATACCCTCCCAGGAAATTATTGCTCAATGTCAGGCACAGCCTAACCGTACACCTGCATCTTCAAATCAACGAGAATCAGGTTCTAAACAGACTAAACCCCGTCGTAACACTGAATAG
- a CDS encoding NAD(P)H-quinone oxidoreductase subunit M, whose amino-acid sequence MDDNPMLLKSTTRHIRIFAAEIDRDGELVPSNQVLTLDVDPDNEFTWNEDALQKVYRKFDELVEASSGADLTDYNLRRIGSDLEHFLRSLLHKGEISYNLSSRVNNYSMGLPQVAPDEQDSYGLIKS is encoded by the coding sequence ATGGACGACAACCCAATGCTGCTTAAGTCCACAACCCGGCATATCCGTATTTTTGCGGCAGAAATTGACCGGGATGGCGAACTAGTTCCCAGCAATCAGGTCTTAACGTTGGATGTTGACCCAGACAACGAATTTACCTGGAATGAAGATGCTCTGCAAAAGGTTTATCGCAAGTTTGATGAACTAGTAGAAGCATCTAGTGGTGCAGACCTGACTGATTACAATTTACGCCGCATCGGGTCAGACCTAGAGCATTTTCTGCGATCGCTCCTGCATAAAGGCGAAATCAGTTATAATCTCTCTTCTCGCGTCAATAATTACAGCATGGGACTTCCCCAAGTTGCACCTGATGAGCAAGATAGTTACGGGTTAATAAAGTCATGA